One window of Azospirillum sp. TSA2s genomic DNA carries:
- a CDS encoding ParA family protein — MTSHEDVFDTPETRQPTILSVYNQKGGVGKTTTSVNLALALAALGKSVVLIDFDPQSSATSNFLLRDKAKVGINDLLRKETFVEDAITPTAFDGLSMIVGARKLYSLEHALDSRGGSQRGLRKALHFSRNPPDYVVIDCPPALGHLAAGALAASDRLIVPVFPGRYALDGLRRTLQVVEHIQNGLNPSLSLAGILMLSITNDEVGRESLTQLRNEFPEQMFRTAFPYDVDVVKATYRRMPAMIFTPDGRTTSRFAALAWEIVHGRGSTPDDAQLKPALERIQAWHEATDTSYSARRASSIDEGDEPGSGGNGARQAERGGARSGGGMGAGLVGLVIGLAGGFALGAAVGQPILGRLLGLGG, encoded by the coding sequence ACGCCCGAGACACGGCAGCCGACCATCCTGTCGGTCTACAACCAGAAGGGCGGCGTCGGCAAAACGACCACCTCGGTGAACCTCGCGCTGGCGCTGGCGGCGCTGGGCAAGAGCGTCGTGCTGATCGATTTCGACCCGCAGAGCAGCGCCACCAGCAACTTCCTGCTGCGCGACAAGGCCAAGGTCGGCATCAACGACCTGCTGCGCAAGGAAACCTTCGTCGAGGACGCCATCACCCCGACCGCCTTCGACGGGCTGTCGATGATCGTCGGCGCGCGCAAGCTCTATTCGCTGGAACATGCGCTGGACAGCCGCGGCGGCTCGCAGCGGGGCTTGCGCAAGGCGCTGCACTTCTCGCGCAACCCGCCGGACTATGTCGTGATCGACTGCCCGCCGGCGCTGGGCCATCTGGCGGCCGGCGCGCTGGCGGCGTCCGACCGGCTGATCGTGCCGGTGTTTCCGGGGCGCTATGCGCTGGACGGGCTGCGCCGCACCCTGCAGGTGGTGGAGCATATCCAGAACGGGCTGAACCCCAGCCTGTCGCTGGCCGGCATCCTGATGCTGTCGATCACCAACGACGAGGTCGGGCGCGAATCGCTGACCCAGCTGCGCAACGAGTTCCCGGAGCAGATGTTCCGCACCGCCTTCCCCTATGACGTGGACGTGGTGAAGGCGACCTACCGCCGCATGCCGGCGATGATCTTCACGCCGGACGGGCGGACCACCAGCCGTTTCGCCGCGCTGGCCTGGGAGATCGTCCATGGCCGCGGCAGCACGCCCGACGACGCCCAGCTGAAGCCGGCGCTGGAGCGCATCCAGGCGTGGCACGAGGCGACCGACACCTCCTACAGCGCGCGGCGCGCGTCGTCGATCGACGAGGGCGACGAGCCGGGCAGCGGGGGCAATGGGGCGCGGCAGGCGGAACGCGGGGGAGCGCGGTCGGGTGGCGGAATGGGGGCGGGGCTTGTGGGGCTGGTGATCGGGCTGGCCGGCGGCTTCGCGCTGGGGGCGGCCGTGGGGCAGCCGATTTTGGGCAGGCTGCTGGGGTTGGGGGGATGA
- a CDS encoding M20/M25/M40 family metallo-hydrolase: MLPVDAVLRKVDESFDESVGRLCELLRIPSVSTDPAYAGEVRRAARWCSDRLTAMGFTVTIHDTPGHPILVAHHPGPQGAETPHVLYYGHYDVQPADPMELWTSPPFDPVIVEAERGRRVVARGAADDKGQTMTFMEAFEAWHAVHGSIPIRATVLLEGEEETGSPSLPRFLTEHAAELKADFCLVTDTNAWDVDTPAITTRLRGLLYLEATVTGPSHDLHSGLFGGAVPNPLNVLSGILGQIHDADGRVRFDGFYDGVRELSDELLAQIRGLPLDEAQFLGALGLTRSHGEAGRTLLERIWTRPTCDINGIWGGYTGEGSKTVIPARASCKLSCRLVPGQDPAAVEASVRRFFEERLPADCTVSFRRFSSSPGIEVPTDTPWMQAVRGGLKEATGRDGVLIGGGGSIPIVGWFREHLGLDTILVGFGLDDDRIHSPNEKFELKCLRNGIRSHAAIVGRLAAGRVG; the protein is encoded by the coding sequence ATGCTTCCTGTCGATGCCGTTCTGCGCAAGGTGGATGAGTCCTTCGATGAGTCGGTCGGCCGGCTTTGCGAGCTGCTGCGCATTCCCTCGGTCAGCACCGATCCCGCCTATGCCGGCGAGGTCCGCCGCGCTGCCCGCTGGTGCTCCGACAGGCTGACGGCGATGGGCTTTACCGTCACCATCCACGACACGCCCGGCCATCCGATCCTGGTCGCCCATCATCCGGGGCCGCAGGGGGCAGAGACGCCGCATGTGCTCTATTACGGCCATTACGACGTGCAGCCCGCCGACCCCATGGAGCTGTGGACCAGCCCGCCCTTCGATCCGGTGATCGTCGAGGCCGAGCGGGGCCGCCGCGTCGTCGCCCGCGGGGCCGCCGACGACAAGGGCCAGACCATGACCTTCATGGAAGCCTTCGAGGCCTGGCACGCCGTCCACGGCTCCATCCCGATCCGCGCCACCGTGCTGCTGGAGGGCGAGGAGGAGACCGGCAGCCCGTCGCTGCCGCGCTTCCTGACGGAGCATGCGGCGGAGCTGAAAGCCGATTTCTGCCTCGTCACCGACACCAACGCCTGGGACGTCGACACCCCGGCGATCACCACGCGGCTGCGCGGGCTGCTCTATCTGGAAGCCACCGTCACGGGCCCGAGCCACGACCTGCATTCCGGCCTGTTCGGCGGCGCCGTGCCCAACCCGCTGAACGTGCTGAGCGGCATTCTGGGCCAGATCCACGACGCCGACGGACGGGTGCGCTTCGACGGCTTCTATGACGGCGTGCGCGAGCTGTCGGACGAGCTGCTGGCGCAGATCCGCGGCCTGCCGCTGGACGAAGCGCAGTTCCTGGGCGCTCTCGGCCTGACCCGCAGCCATGGCGAGGCGGGGCGGACGCTGCTGGAGCGCATCTGGACCCGGCCGACCTGCGACATCAACGGCATCTGGGGCGGCTATACCGGCGAGGGGTCGAAGACGGTCATCCCGGCCAGGGCGTCGTGCAAGCTGAGCTGCCGTCTGGTGCCCGGCCAGGATCCGGCGGCGGTCGAGGCGTCGGTCCGGCGCTTCTTCGAGGAGCGGCTGCCGGCGGACTGCACGGTCAGCTTCCGGCGCTTCAGCTCGTCGCCGGGGATCGAGGTGCCGACGGACACGCCGTGGATGCAGGCGGTGCGCGGCGGGCTGAAGGAGGCGACGGGGCGCGACGGCGTGCTGATCGGCGGCGGCGGGTCGATCCCCATCGTCGGCTGGTTCCGCGAGCATCTGGGGCTCGACACCATCCTGGTCGGCTTCGGGCTGGACGACGACCGCATCCATTCGCCGAACGAGAAGTTCGAGTTGAAATGCCTGCGCAACGGTATCCGCAGCCATGCGGCGATAGTGGGCCGTTTGGCGGCCGGGCGGGTTGGCTGA
- a CDS encoding NADH:flavin oxidoreductase/NADH oxidase has translation MSALFTPFTLKDVTLRNRIAVPPMCQYSAVDGVINDWHLVHYPGLARGGAGLVIVEATAVSPEGRITPGCTGLWNDAQADGMARIAASIAAAGAVPGIQIGHAGRKASANRPWEGDDHIADGDPRGWDTISPSAVPFGHHLPKVPKAMTLDDIARVRADFVAAAVRARDAGFKWLELHFAHGYLGQSFFSVHANTRTDQYGGDLAGRSRFLLETLAAVREVWPENLPLTARFGVIEYDGRDAETLAESIELARNFRAGGLDLLSVSVGFSTPDARVPWGPAFLAPVAERVRLEAELPVAAAWGIDAPKIANRTIADGQLDLVMVGRAHLANPHYPYRAAKELGEERPSWVLPAPYAHWLERYRATDAAE, from the coding sequence ATGTCCGCCCTGTTCACGCCCTTCACGCTGAAGGACGTCACCCTGCGCAACCGCATCGCGGTTCCGCCGATGTGCCAGTACAGCGCCGTCGACGGCGTCATCAACGACTGGCATCTCGTCCATTATCCCGGCCTTGCCCGCGGCGGCGCCGGTCTGGTGATCGTCGAGGCGACGGCGGTGTCGCCGGAAGGCCGCATCACGCCGGGCTGCACCGGGCTGTGGAACGACGCCCAGGCGGACGGGATGGCGCGCATCGCCGCCTCCATCGCCGCGGCCGGCGCCGTTCCCGGCATCCAGATCGGCCATGCCGGCCGCAAGGCCAGCGCCAACCGCCCGTGGGAGGGCGACGACCACATCGCCGACGGCGATCCGCGCGGCTGGGACACGATCTCGCCATCGGCGGTGCCCTTCGGCCATCATCTGCCGAAGGTGCCGAAGGCGATGACGCTGGACGACATCGCCCGCGTCCGCGCCGATTTCGTGGCCGCCGCCGTGCGCGCCCGCGACGCCGGCTTCAAATGGCTGGAGCTGCATTTCGCCCATGGCTATCTCGGCCAGAGCTTCTTCTCGGTCCATGCCAACACCCGCACCGACCAGTATGGCGGCGACCTTGCCGGGCGCAGCCGCTTCCTGCTGGAAACGCTGGCGGCGGTGCGCGAGGTGTGGCCGGAAAACCTGCCGCTGACCGCGCGCTTCGGCGTGATCGAATATGACGGGCGCGACGCGGAGACGCTGGCCGAGTCGATCGAACTCGCCCGCAACTTCCGCGCCGGCGGGCTGGATCTGCTGAGCGTCAGCGTCGGCTTTTCCACCCCCGACGCCCGCGTCCCGTGGGGGCCGGCCTTCCTGGCGCCGGTCGCCGAGCGGGTGCGGCTCGAGGCGGAGCTGCCGGTGGCGGCGGCCTGGGGCATCGACGCGCCGAAGATCGCCAACCGCACAATCGCCGACGGGCAGCTGGATCTGGTGATGGTCGGCCGCGCCCATCTGGCCAACCCGCATTATCCCTACCGCGCCGCCAAGGAACTGGGCGAGGAGCGTCCGTCCTGGGTGCTGCCGGCGCCCTACGCCCACTGGCTGGAGCGTTACCGCGCCACTGATGCGGCGGAGTGA
- a CDS encoding IS4 family transposase: MEPLDRRAVNRIVVRHRGNHGVGTGDKGWTCQRHLKAMLFAQFAGLKSLREIAEGLAAQPAGLYHTGLRPVSKSTLSDASAARPAAVFREIADLVMGGLARSVRQESRELVRLIDGSPIMLRDRRFNWAEADSRCRGLKLHLAYDPRAATPVHFAVETPKLSEIKVARRLPFVAGTTYVFDKGYTDYCWWHEITMAGALFVTRLKSNARRRVERSVEAVGDNIEADRRVKIGHRKPRGGATNPLYDTELREVVVARPDKEPLHLITNDLDRSAQEIANLYKERWQIELFFKWIKQNLKLKTFFGRSENAVRIQIYTALIAFCLLRLFQNTYAKNHVGGAKALKVRLKVALFEPFNTTNRCPTRPRPPQKRPPDRQLSLKLAEP; the protein is encoded by the coding sequence GTGGAACCTCTGGACCGTCGTGCGGTGAACAGGATTGTCGTGCGGCACCGGGGCAATCATGGGGTCGGGACGGGGGACAAGGGCTGGACGTGCCAGCGGCACCTCAAGGCGATGCTTTTCGCCCAGTTCGCCGGGCTGAAGAGCCTTCGCGAGATTGCGGAGGGCTTGGCGGCCCAGCCGGCGGGCCTGTACCACACCGGCCTGCGTCCGGTGAGCAAGAGCACGCTCAGCGATGCCTCGGCGGCACGGCCTGCGGCGGTGTTCCGGGAGATTGCCGATCTAGTCATGGGCGGCTTGGCCCGGTCGGTGCGTCAGGAAAGTCGGGAGTTGGTGCGGCTGATCGACGGCTCTCCGATCATGTTGCGGGACCGCCGCTTCAACTGGGCCGAAGCTGATTCTCGCTGCCGTGGCCTGAAGCTGCATCTGGCCTACGATCCGCGGGCGGCCACGCCGGTCCATTTTGCCGTGGAAACGCCTAAGCTTAGCGAAATCAAGGTCGCGCGGCGTCTGCCGTTCGTTGCCGGGACCACCTACGTCTTCGACAAGGGATACACGGATTATTGCTGGTGGCATGAGATCACCATGGCAGGGGCGCTGTTCGTGACCCGGCTGAAGAGCAATGCCCGCCGCCGGGTGGAGCGAAGCGTCGAGGCGGTTGGCGACAACATCGAAGCGGACCGCCGGGTGAAGATCGGCCACAGGAAGCCACGTGGCGGCGCGACCAACCCGCTCTATGACACCGAACTTCGTGAAGTGGTGGTGGCGCGCCCGGATAAGGAGCCACTCCATCTGATCACCAATGATCTTGACCGGTCTGCCCAGGAGATCGCCAATCTCTATAAGGAACGCTGGCAGATTGAGTTGTTCTTCAAGTGGATCAAACAGAACCTCAAGCTGAAGACATTCTTCGGTCGCTCAGAGAATGCCGTCAGAATTCAGATCTACACGGCATTGATTGCCTTCTGCTTGTTGCGGCTATTCCAGAACACCTACGCCAAAAACCACGTTGGCGGTGCGAAGGCCCTCAAGGTCAGGCTCAAGGTTGCACTCTTCGAACCTTTCAACACCACCAATCGCTGTCCGACAAGGCCACGGCCACCGCAAAAACGACCGCCAGACCGCCAACTCAGCCTCAAACTGGCCGAGCCCTGA
- the mgrA gene encoding L-glyceraldehyde 3-phosphate reductase: MQPPYLAADRRYDGMSYRRTGRSGLDLPAISLGLWQNFGGTDVFATGRAVLRRAFDRGVTHFDLANNYGPPPGSAEENFGRVLATDFRPYRDQMVISTKAGYEMWPGPYGNWGSRKYLVSSLDQSLKRMGLDYVDIFYSHRVDPRTPLEETMGALDHIVRQGKALYVGISSYSPEMTRRAAGILKDLGTPCLIHQPSYSMLNRWVEGGLLETLEDLGMGCIAFSPLAQGMLTNKYLGGQPADARAAKGGTLRANFLSPENLERIRALDAIAQRRGQTLAQMAIAWVLRDPRVTSALIGARNVEQLDNSLDALNNLSFTSEELAEIDTHAVADAGINLWSASSAAEAG; encoded by the coding sequence ATGCAGCCGCCCTACCTTGCCGCCGACCGGCGATACGACGGCATGAGCTATCGCCGCACCGGCCGCAGCGGGCTGGACCTGCCGGCCATTTCGCTGGGGCTTTGGCAGAATTTCGGCGGCACCGACGTGTTCGCCACCGGGCGCGCCGTGCTGCGCCGGGCCTTCGACCGCGGCGTCACCCATTTCGACCTCGCCAACAACTACGGCCCGCCGCCGGGCTCGGCGGAGGAGAATTTCGGCCGCGTCCTCGCCACCGATTTCCGTCCCTACCGCGACCAGATGGTGATCTCGACCAAGGCCGGTTACGAGATGTGGCCCGGCCCCTACGGCAACTGGGGCTCCCGCAAATATCTGGTCTCCAGCCTGGACCAGAGCCTGAAGCGGATGGGTCTCGACTATGTCGACATCTTCTATTCGCACCGCGTCGATCCCCGCACCCCGCTGGAGGAGACGATGGGCGCGCTCGACCACATCGTCCGCCAGGGCAAGGCGCTCTATGTCGGCATCTCCTCCTACTCGCCGGAGATGACGCGGCGGGCGGCCGGCATCCTGAAGGATCTGGGCACCCCCTGCCTGATCCACCAGCCCTCCTACTCCATGCTGAACCGCTGGGTGGAAGGCGGGCTGCTGGAGACGCTGGAGGATCTCGGCATGGGCTGCATCGCCTTCTCGCCGCTGGCGCAGGGCATGCTGACCAACAAATACCTGGGCGGCCAACCTGCGGACGCCCGCGCCGCCAAGGGCGGGACCCTGCGGGCCAACTTCCTGTCGCCGGAAAACCTGGAGCGCATCCGGGCGCTCGACGCCATCGCCCAGCGCCGCGGCCAGACGCTGGCGCAGATGGCCATCGCCTGGGTCCTGCGCGATCCGCGCGTCACCTCCGCCCTGATCGGCGCCCGCAATGTCGAGCAGCTCGACAACTCGTTGGACGCGCTGAACAACCTGTCCTTCACGTCGGAGGAGTTGGCGGAGATCGACACCCACGCCGTCGCCGACGCCGGCATCAACCTGTGGAGCGCCTCCTCCGCGGCGGAAGCGGGGTGA
- a CDS encoding DUF1127 domain-containing protein, protein MRHTDVTSSSGPYTAAPGAVPAADRVTRVASRPFWRLLDVLFSAMERRKQRHALMRLDDHQLKDIGVSRSEVEQEVSKPFWRG, encoded by the coding sequence ATGCGCCACACCGATGTGACCAGCAGTTCCGGCCCGTACACGGCAGCCCCGGGCGCCGTCCCGGCCGCCGACCGCGTCACCCGTGTCGCCTCGCGCCCCTTCTGGCGGCTGCTCGACGTGTTGTTTTCCGCGATGGAACGGCGCAAACAACGTCATGCACTGATGAGGCTCGACGACCATCAGCTCAAGGACATCGGCGTCAGCCGGTCCGAGGTGGAGCAGGAGGTGTCGAAGCCGTTCTGGCGGGGATGA
- a CDS encoding GNAT family N-acetyltransferase yields the protein MADKSIQGESVQGQSGPIEYAVEPDLSADDFIDVLERSGLAERRPVGDRPRVEAMLRNAGLIITAREDGRLVGVARSITDFVYCCYLSDLAVDRALQGRGIGKELMRRTRDAMGPGTMCLLLSAPKAISFYEQAGLKRHEQAFLFTDLE from the coding sequence ATGGCCGACAAATCCATTCAGGGCGAATCCGTTCAGGGACAATCCGGTCCGATCGAATACGCGGTCGAACCGGACCTGAGCGCCGACGATTTCATCGACGTTCTGGAACGCTCCGGGCTGGCCGAACGCCGGCCCGTGGGCGACCGCCCGCGGGTGGAGGCGATGCTGCGCAACGCCGGCCTGATCATCACCGCGCGAGAGGATGGACGGCTGGTCGGCGTCGCCCGGTCGATCACCGACTTCGTCTATTGCTGCTATCTGTCCGACCTCGCCGTCGACCGCGCCCTGCAGGGGCGCGGCATCGGCAAGGAGCTGATGCGCCGCACCCGCGACGCGATGGGGCCGGGCACCATGTGCCTGCTGCTGTCCGCACCCAAGGCCATCAGCTTCTACGAGCAGGCCGGGCTGAAGCGGCACGAGCAGGCTTTCCTGTTCACCGATCTGGAATAA
- a CDS encoding threo-3-hydroxy-L-aspartate ammonia-lyase yields MPDTIIKSATDTTGLAISYDDVAGAAERIAGVAHRTPVLTSRTADTLTGGELLFKCENFQRTGAFKIRGAYNAIARFTPVQRAVGVVAYSSGNHAQAIALAASMLRVKATIVMPQDAPASKLAATRGYGADVVLYDRYAEPPDAAVARVLEERGGIFIPPFDHGHVMAGQGTVAKELIEEVLAGGGAPLDLLVVPTSGGGLLAGCAVAAKALNPGCRVIGIEPEAGNDAQQSLRSGSIVRIEPPKTIADGAQSRNVGQLTFPVMQRLVDDIDTVTDDQLVDAMRFFASRMKMLVEPTGCLAAAAVLSGKIDVRGKRVGIVVTGGNVDLGRFAALVAG; encoded by the coding sequence ATGCCCGATACGATCATCAAGAGCGCGACCGATACCACCGGTCTCGCCATCTCCTACGACGATGTGGCCGGGGCGGCGGAGCGGATCGCCGGCGTCGCCCACCGCACGCCGGTGCTGACCAGCCGCACCGCCGACACGCTGACCGGCGGCGAGCTGCTGTTCAAGTGCGAGAACTTCCAGCGCACCGGCGCCTTCAAGATCCGCGGCGCCTACAACGCCATCGCCCGGTTCACGCCGGTGCAGCGCGCGGTCGGCGTCGTCGCCTATTCGTCCGGCAACCACGCCCAGGCCATCGCCCTGGCGGCGTCGATGCTGCGGGTGAAGGCGACCATCGTCATGCCGCAGGACGCCCCGGCGTCCAAGCTGGCGGCCACCCGCGGCTATGGCGCCGACGTTGTGCTGTACGACCGCTATGCCGAGCCGCCCGACGCCGCCGTCGCCCGCGTTCTGGAAGAGCGGGGCGGCATCTTCATCCCGCCCTTCGACCATGGCCATGTGATGGCGGGGCAGGGCACCGTCGCCAAGGAGCTGATCGAGGAGGTTCTGGCGGGCGGCGGCGCACCGCTGGACCTGCTGGTGGTGCCGACCAGCGGCGGCGGGCTGCTGGCCGGCTGCGCGGTGGCGGCGAAGGCGCTGAACCCCGGCTGCCGCGTGATCGGCATCGAGCCGGAGGCCGGCAACGACGCCCAGCAGAGCCTGCGCAGCGGCAGCATCGTCCGCATCGAACCGCCGAAGACCATCGCCGACGGCGCCCAGAGCCGCAATGTCGGCCAGCTGACCTTCCCGGTGATGCAGCGGCTGGTCGACGACATCGACACCGTCACCGACGACCAGCTGGTCGACGCCATGCGCTTCTTCGCCAGCCGGATGAAGATGCTGGTCGAGCCGACCGGCTGCCTCGCCGCCGCCGCGGTGCTGTCCGGCAAGATCGACGTGCGCGGCAAGCGCGTCGGCATCGTCGTCACCGGCGGGAACGTCGACCTCGGCCGCTTCGCCGCGCTGGTGGCGGGCTGA
- a CDS encoding PhzF family phenazine biosynthesis protein gives MTGKAMRLPIYQVDAFTDRVFAGNPAAVVPLESWLPDAQMLAIAAENNLAETAFFIRTGDGFELRWFTPAVEVDLCGHATLATAFVISTILEPGRGRMEFATRQAGTLTVTRDGDRYTLDFPNRPAKPAERVDPNLLAALGGPAPVAILSGRDYLVVYESADAVRALAPDMALLSKLDLFAVCVTAPGENGVDFVSRLFAPAQGIPEDPVTGSTHCMLTPYWAERLGKTVLTARQVSARGGDLLCELAGDRVRIGGQAVLYLEGSILV, from the coding sequence ATGACCGGGAAAGCCATGCGCCTGCCCATCTATCAGGTCGATGCCTTCACCGACCGCGTCTTCGCCGGCAACCCGGCGGCGGTCGTGCCGCTGGAGTCCTGGCTGCCCGACGCGCAGATGCTGGCCATCGCGGCGGAGAACAATCTGGCGGAGACCGCCTTCTTCATCCGCACTGGTGATGGGTTCGAACTTCGCTGGTTCACCCCGGCGGTGGAGGTCGATCTGTGCGGCCACGCGACGCTGGCGACCGCCTTCGTCATCTCCACCATCCTGGAGCCGGGCCGCGGGCGCATGGAGTTCGCCACCCGGCAGGCCGGCACGCTGACCGTGACCCGCGACGGCGACCGCTACACGCTGGACTTCCCCAACCGTCCGGCCAAGCCGGCGGAGCGGGTCGATCCCAATCTGCTGGCGGCGCTGGGCGGACCGGCGCCGGTCGCGATCCTGAGCGGGCGCGACTATCTGGTGGTATACGAGTCGGCCGACGCGGTGCGGGCGCTGGCGCCGGACATGGCGCTGCTGTCGAAGCTCGACCTGTTCGCGGTCTGCGTCACCGCGCCGGGAGAGAATGGGGTCGATTTCGTGTCGCGGCTGTTTGCCCCGGCCCAGGGCATCCCGGAGGACCCGGTCACCGGCTCCACCCACTGCATGCTGACCCCCTATTGGGCGGAGCGGCTGGGCAAGACGGTGCTGACGGCGCGTCAGGTCTCGGCCCGTGGCGGCGACCTGCTGTGCGAACTGGCCGGCGACCGGGTGAGGATCGGCGGGCAGGCGGTGCTGTATCTCGAAGGCTCGATCCTGGTGTGA
- a CDS encoding gamma-glutamylcyclotransferase family protein gives MAEDTVLLFSYGTLQQENVQMASFGRLLAGRPDAMPRYRCDMLEITDPEVIRTSGKRFHPVVSESGDPADEVAGTLFEITAEELAAADSYEVADYRRVMVRLKSGAEAWVYVKA, from the coding sequence ATGGCTGAGGATACGGTCCTTCTGTTTTCCTACGGCACCCTGCAGCAGGAGAATGTGCAGATGGCATCCTTCGGCCGGCTGCTGGCCGGGCGGCCGGATGCCATGCCAAGGTATCGCTGCGACATGCTGGAGATCACCGATCCGGAGGTGATCCGCACCAGCGGCAAGCGCTTCCACCCCGTGGTGAGCGAAAGCGGCGATCCGGCCGACGAGGTCGCCGGAACCCTGTTCGAGATTACCGCGGAAGAACTGGCGGCTGCCGATTCGTACGAGGTCGCGGATTACAGGCGCGTCATGGTCCGGCTGAAGTCGGGGGCGGAGGCCTGGGTGTATGTGAAGGCGTGA
- a CDS encoding GNAT family N-acetyltransferase, which produces MTRTKQHGEVSLATVGPGDLPAFKSEMEASFAVAVIEEFGCLPDDSIPRGSDLDESMNAPGTELLHILCDGQRVGGAVVVIDEATQRNSLDLFFLSPAQHGRGLGFKAWMAIERRYPGTLVWQTHTPYFEKRNIHFYVNKCGFKIVEFFGARHPDPHWPGPSGLPGGGEMFRFEKVMR; this is translated from the coding sequence ATGACCAGGACCAAGCAGCACGGCGAGGTTTCCCTCGCCACGGTCGGGCCCGGCGATCTGCCGGCCTTCAAGAGCGAGATGGAGGCGTCCTTCGCGGTCGCCGTCATCGAGGAGTTCGGGTGCCTTCCCGACGATTCGATTCCCCGCGGCAGCGATCTCGACGAGTCGATGAACGCGCCGGGCACCGAGCTTCTGCATATCCTTTGCGATGGCCAAAGGGTCGGCGGCGCCGTCGTCGTGATCGACGAGGCGACGCAGCGCAATTCGCTGGACCTGTTCTTCCTGTCGCCGGCGCAGCATGGCCGGGGATTGGGCTTCAAAGCCTGGATGGCGATCGAGCGGCGCTATCCCGGAACGCTGGTCTGGCAGACCCACACGCCTTATTTCGAGAAACGGAACATCCATTTCTATGTGAACAAGTGCGGCTTCAAGATCGTCGAGTTCTTCGGCGCCCGTCACCCCGACCCGCATTGGCCCGGCCCCTCCGGCCTGCCCGGCGGCGGCGAGATGTTCCGCTTCGAGAAGGTGATGCGATAG
- the rpoH gene encoding RNA polymerase sigma factor RpoH: protein MATASNLPAIGSESNLSRYLQEIRKFPMLEPEREYMLAKSWQQHEDSGAAHQLVTSHLRLVAKIAMGYRGYGLPLSELISEGNVGMMQAVKRFDPDRGFRLATYAMWWIRAAIQEYILHSWSLVKMGTTAAQKKLFFNLRRLKGQMQAIEEGDLSPEQVQAIATKLDVPEQDVVNMNRRLASPDHSLNAPLRAESEGEWQDFLVDETASQEITLADREELGKRRKLLANAMTALNDRERDILTERRLREAPTTLEDLSQKYGISRERVRQIEVRAFEKLQKAIKAAAVEQKMETEA from the coding sequence ATGGCGACGGCATCCAATCTTCCGGCCATCGGGTCCGAGAGCAATCTGTCCCGCTATCTCCAGGAGATCCGCAAGTTCCCGATGCTGGAGCCGGAGCGGGAATACATGCTGGCCAAGAGCTGGCAGCAGCATGAGGATTCCGGCGCCGCCCATCAGCTCGTCACCAGCCATCTGCGTCTGGTGGCCAAGATCGCGATGGGCTACCGCGGCTACGGCCTGCCATTGTCGGAGCTGATCTCCGAAGGCAATGTCGGCATGATGCAGGCGGTGAAGCGTTTCGACCCCGACCGCGGCTTCCGGCTGGCGACCTATGCGATGTGGTGGATTCGCGCGGCGATCCAGGAATACATCCTGCACAGCTGGTCGCTGGTGAAGATGGGCACGACGGCCGCCCAGAAGAAGCTGTTCTTCAACCTGCGCCGGCTGAAGGGCCAGATGCAGGCGATCGAGGAAGGCGACCTGTCGCCGGAGCAGGTCCAGGCCATCGCCACCAAGTTGGACGTTCCGGAACAGGACGTCGTCAACATGAACCGGCGCCTCGCCAGCCCCGACCATTCGCTGAACGCCCCCCTGCGGGCGGAGAGCGAGGGCGAATGGCAGGATTTCCTGGTCGACGAGACCGCCAGCCAGGAGATCACGCTCGCCGACCGCGAGGAGCTGGGCAAGCGCCGCAAGCTGCTGGCGAACGCCATGACCGCGCTGAACGACCGCGAACGCGACATCCTGACCGAACGCCGCCTGCGCGAGGCGCCGACGACGCTGGAGGATCTGTCGCAGAAATACGGCATCAGCCGCGAGCGCGTCCGCCAGATCGAGGTGCGCGCCTTCGAGAAGCTGCAGAAGGCAATCAAGGCCGCCGCGGTCGAACAGAAGATGGAGACGGAGGCGTAA